A genomic segment from Aegilops tauschii subsp. strangulata cultivar AL8/78 chromosome 1, Aet v6.0, whole genome shotgun sequence encodes:
- the LOC109755133 gene encoding phospholipase A1-II 7: MSFLPIPLPVVGDIASKLHDQEKPRGNGTTSAAAPIVGTVASRWRELHGENSWKGLLDPLDLHLRATIISYGEMVQATYDGFNTERRSPHCGACFYGHDDLLAGVGVPHHANNYQVTKFVYATSSLPLPESFLLLPLPSLPDVWSRESNWMGYVAVATDEGAAALGRRDIVVAWRGTIKNLEWVNDLDFTPVPAAPVLGSAASQNRFAVVHRGFLSVYTSSNKSSEFTKTSAKEQVLKEVRRLVELYKDEEVSITVCGHSLGASLATLNAVDLVSSGANKPESSTKSFPVTAIVFASPHVGDRFFRSAFNSFPDLKALHVQNAGDIVPMYPPLGYVDVAVELTIRTIRSPYMRMPATVLTLHNLECYLHGVAGEQGSAGGFKLEVERDVALVNKGVDALTNEHPVPAEWWVPKHKFMVKGKDGRWTLQDFKHI, translated from the exons ATGTCGTTCCTCCCGATCCCACTGCCAGTCGTTGGAGACATAGCCAGCAAGCTGCACGACCAAGAGAAACCGCGCGGCAACGGCACGACGTCGGCGGCGGCGCCTATCGTCGGCACCGTGGCCAGCAGGTGGCGCGAGCTCCACGGTGAGAACTCGTGGAAGGGCCTCCTGGACCCTCTGGACCTGCACCTCCGCGCCACCATCATCTCCTACGGCGAGATGGTGCAGGCCACCTACGACGGGTTCAACACGGAGAGGCGCTCCCCGCACTGCGGCGCGTGCTTCTACGGCCACGACGACCTACTGGCCGGCGTGGGGGTGCCCCACCACGCCAACAACTACCAGGTCACCAAGTTCGTCTACGCCACCTCGTCGCTGCCACTCCCCGAGTCCTTCCTCCTGCTGCCGCTCCCGTCGCTGCCGGACGTCTGGAGCCGAGAATCCAACTGGATGGGGTACGTGGCCGTGGCCACGGACGAGGGCGCCGCCGCGCTCGGGAGGCGCGACATCGTCGTGGCGTGGCGCGGCACCATCAAGAACCTGGAGTGGGTCAACGACCTCGACTTCACGCCCGTGCCCGCAGCGCCCGTTCTGGGCTCCGCGGCGAGCCAGAACCGCTTTGCCGTCGTGCACCGAGGGTTCCTGTCCGTGTACACTTCAAGCAACAAGAGCTCCGAGTTCACCAAAACCAGCGCCAAAGAACAG GTTCTCAAGGAGGTCAGGAGGCTTGTGGAGTTGTACAAGGACGAGGAGGTCAGCATCACCGTTTGCGGTCATAGCCTCGGTGCATCGCTCGCCACCCTCAACGCCGTTGACCTGGTGTCTAGTGGCGCCAACAAACCCGAGAGCTCCACTAAATCGTTCCCTGTGACTGCTATTGTGTTCGCAAGCCCCCATGTCGGGGACCGCTTCTTTAGGTCAGCGTTCAACTCATTCCCAGACCTGAAGGCACTTCATGTGCAGAATGCTGGCGACATTGTGCCCATGTACCCACCTTTGGGATATGTGGATGTGGCCGTGGAGCTGACCATAAGAACAATCCGCTCTCCGTATATGCGTATGCCGGCCACGGTGTTGACGCTCCACAATCTCGAGTGCTACCTACATGGAGTAGCTGGGGAACAAGGCAGCGCTGGAGGGTTCAAGCTAGAGGTGGAACGTGATGTGGCGTTGGTGAACAAGGGTGTCGATGCGCTCACGAACGAGCACCCAGTGCCGGCAGAGTGGTGGGTCCCTAAACACAAGTTCATGGTCAAGGGGAAGGATGGACGATGGACACTCCAAGACTTCAAGCACATCTGA